One genomic window of Halovivax cerinus includes the following:
- a CDS encoding PAS domain S-box protein produces the protein MTGDISVIHAAPAAESSLRFDEGDEGLTVERVTNPPTRRGHCASADCVVVGPGFESETLVSTCRLLAGRAPTLPVLVYAESGSEQLAGDVVAAGADGYVPASDGTETLEARLLDLVERENRHEGTRSDALDVLQTTTHRLMRATSKAEIASIAIESVTAVIDDARAGFRYLDADANELVLEAATEPIESTIEGTRLGTDDGVLWEAFERGEARHLSDVGRDIVPYDLGVEIRDVIVRPIADDGLLTVASREEARLGEAEYHLVDVLGATASVAIERVEHDRARLRAKTIVETVGDGVYALDADGRFNTVNDRLEAMCGYDRETLLGSHVSTLFPDATTDGRLGTNEAGAGPAPVDDRRTDGSRECVRSAETVRTAERALRTAGGNEVPCEVTSTTLERVDQAIGAVGIVHDVSDRTAMKRELLDHQRKVTTLHEVVGRLEACETKTAIFEETVDAAEGVLQFDVCVVSEAVGDHLEIRVLSEGVDTSQLQMRRSMDTGLGGRAYRNGETYRVDDVSTAPEANPQDDAYRSGLSVPVGEYGVFQAISTDTAAFDERDEELAELLISHAVDALDRLAYEEQLVAERDRFAVLFENVPDAVVTGRHVDGEFIVEEANTAFEETFGYDVATLEGDPIDAYIASPDRRERAREINSRSEAGEVVETEVKRQTTDGLRDFMLRVVPYEVDGDGEYAFGLYTDVTDQKQRQKRVEVLNRVLRHDLRNGMNIIEGSAERLATKATGDDAERYARAIRERTDELIGLAEKTRAVERTLDRDTVATGPIDAANAVERAIARLTQHHSPVTVERSLPEAAPVRADDLLVDAVYNVLENAVQHTDRDEPTIGVTMRPVADDPETLSIAIADDGPGIPDEERQLLEEEREITQLRHASGLGLWLVDWVVTQSGGELRFEENDPRGTIVELRLPRTDANDARPEVPETDR, from the coding sequence ATGACAGGGGATATATCCGTCATCCACGCGGCACCGGCGGCGGAATCTTCGCTCCGGTTCGACGAGGGGGACGAGGGGCTGACTGTCGAACGCGTGACGAACCCGCCGACACGACGAGGTCACTGCGCGAGTGCCGACTGCGTCGTCGTCGGTCCCGGGTTCGAGTCCGAGACCCTCGTGTCGACCTGTCGTCTGCTCGCAGGGCGTGCACCGACGCTCCCCGTTCTCGTCTACGCGGAGTCGGGAAGCGAGCAACTGGCTGGCGACGTCGTCGCCGCGGGCGCCGACGGCTACGTCCCCGCGTCGGACGGGACGGAAACGCTCGAAGCACGCCTGCTGGATCTGGTCGAACGTGAGAACCGTCACGAGGGTACGCGTTCGGACGCACTCGACGTCCTCCAGACGACGACGCATCGGTTGATGCGCGCCACCTCGAAGGCGGAGATCGCCTCCATCGCGATCGAGTCCGTGACGGCCGTGATCGACGACGCCCGCGCCGGATTTCGCTACCTGGACGCGGACGCGAACGAACTCGTTCTCGAAGCCGCGACCGAGCCGATCGAATCGACCATCGAGGGAACGCGTCTCGGTACGGACGACGGCGTCCTCTGGGAGGCGTTCGAGCGAGGCGAGGCGCGCCACCTCTCCGACGTCGGACGAGACATCGTCCCGTACGACCTGGGAGTCGAGATTCGCGACGTGATCGTCAGACCGATCGCCGACGACGGCCTGTTGACGGTCGCCTCGCGCGAGGAGGCGCGCCTGGGTGAAGCGGAGTACCACCTGGTCGACGTTCTCGGCGCGACGGCGTCGGTCGCGATCGAGCGCGTCGAGCACGACCGAGCGCGCCTCCGGGCGAAAACGATCGTCGAAACGGTCGGCGACGGCGTCTACGCACTCGACGCGGACGGCCGATTCAACACGGTAAACGACCGACTCGAAGCGATGTGCGGCTACGACCGCGAGACACTCCTCGGTTCACACGTCTCGACGTTGTTCCCCGACGCCACGACGGACGGGAGATTGGGTACGAACGAAGCCGGAGCGGGACCCGCGCCAGTCGACGACCGCCGAACGGATGGCTCACGTGAGTGCGTCCGGTCGGCGGAGACTGTTCGAACGGCCGAACGAGCGCTTCGAACGGCAGGCGGTAACGAGGTCCCGTGCGAGGTGACGTCGACGACACTCGAACGCGTCGACCAGGCCATCGGAGCGGTCGGGATCGTCCACGACGTCAGCGATCGAACGGCGATGAAGCGCGAACTCTTAGACCACCAGCGGAAGGTGACGACCTTACACGAGGTCGTCGGTCGCCTGGAGGCCTGCGAGACGAAGACGGCGATCTTCGAAGAGACGGTCGACGCGGCCGAGGGCGTCCTCCAGTTCGATGTCTGCGTGGTGAGCGAGGCCGTCGGCGACCACCTGGAGATTCGCGTCCTCTCGGAGGGCGTCGATACGTCACAGCTACAGATGCGTCGATCCATGGACACCGGACTCGGTGGTCGCGCGTACCGAAACGGCGAGACCTATCGGGTCGACGACGTCTCGACCGCGCCGGAGGCGAATCCGCAGGACGACGCCTACCGGTCGGGGCTGAGTGTCCCTGTAGGCGAATACGGCGTCTTCCAGGCCATCTCGACCGATACGGCCGCGTTCGACGAGCGCGACGAAGAGCTCGCGGAGTTACTCATAAGCCACGCGGTCGACGCGCTGGATCGACTCGCGTACGAAGAACAACTCGTGGCCGAGCGGGACCGCTTCGCCGTCCTCTTCGAGAACGTCCCGGACGCCGTCGTGACCGGACGGCACGTCGACGGAGAGTTCATCGTCGAGGAGGCGAACACTGCGTTCGAGGAGACCTTCGGGTACGACGTGGCGACTCTCGAAGGCGACCCAATCGACGCGTACATCGCGTCGCCGGACCGGCGCGAACGGGCCAGAGAGATCAACAGTCGGAGCGAAGCCGGCGAAGTGGTAGAGACAGAGGTGAAACGCCAGACGACGGACGGACTCAGAGACTTCATGCTCAGAGTCGTCCCGTACGAGGTCGACGGCGACGGAGAGTACGCGTTCGGTCTCTACACGGACGTAACCGACCAAAAGCAGCGACAGAAACGCGTCGAAGTGCTCAATCGCGTCCTCAGACACGACCTCCGCAACGGGATGAACATCATCGAGGGGAGCGCCGAGCGACTCGCGACGAAGGCGACCGGGGACGACGCCGAGCGCTACGCACGGGCCATCCGCGAACGGACGGACGAACTCATCGGCCTCGCGGAGAAGACGCGAGCGGTCGAGCGAACCCTCGACCGAGACACCGTCGCAACGGGGCCGATCGACGCTGCGAACGCCGTCGAACGCGCGATCGCCCGTCTCACCCAGCACCACTCACCCGTGACCGTGGAGCGGTCGCTTCCGGAAGCCGCACCCGTTCGAGCGGACGATCTTCTCGTCGACGCAGTCTACAACGTCTTAGAGAACGCCGTCCAGCACACAGATCGAGACGAGCCGACGATCGGCGTCACGATGCGGCCCGTCGCGGACGATCCCGAGACGCTCTCGATCGCCATCGCTGACGACGGGCCGGGAATCCCCGACGAAGAGCGGCAGTTACTGGAAGAAGAACGCGAGATTACGCAACTGCGTCACGCGAGCGGGCTCGGCCTCTGGCTCGTCGACTGGGTAGTAACACAGTCGGGCGGCGAACTCCGGTTCGAAGAGAACGATCCACGCGGGACGATCGTCGAACTTCGTCTGCCACGGACCGACGCGAACGACGCGCGACCGGAGGTCCCGGAGACGGATCGGTGA
- the purQ gene encoding phosphoribosylformylglycinamidine synthase I — translation MTVSIVRFGGSNCDRDAERALSHLGIDAEIVWHEDGLPTETTGIVLPGGFSYGDYLRAGAMAAQSPIVDEVERLAADGVPVLGICNGAQIGCESGLTDGAFTTNESARFQCEHVHLRVERADTPWTAAYDEGDVIELPIAHGEGRYEIDDERLADLEDDDRVLFRYCTADGEVTAAGNPNGSRHNVAGVLGDRDTVAVMMPHPERATLPYTGSTDGRGVLHGFE, via the coding sequence ATGACGGTCTCGATCGTTCGCTTCGGCGGGTCGAACTGCGATCGTGATGCCGAACGTGCCCTCTCCCACCTCGGCATCGACGCCGAGATCGTCTGGCACGAGGACGGGCTCCCGACTGAGACGACCGGGATCGTCCTGCCGGGCGGGTTCTCCTACGGTGATTACCTCCGGGCCGGTGCGATGGCAGCCCAGTCACCGATCGTGGACGAGGTCGAGCGACTGGCGGCCGACGGTGTGCCAGTACTCGGCATCTGCAACGGCGCGCAAATCGGCTGTGAATCGGGGTTGACCGACGGCGCGTTCACCACGAACGAGAGTGCGCGCTTCCAGTGTGAACACGTCCACCTTCGCGTCGAACGCGCTGACACGCCCTGGACGGCCGCCTACGACGAGGGTGACGTGATCGAACTTCCCATCGCGCACGGCGAGGGACGCTACGAGATCGACGACGAGCGACTGGCAGACTTAGAGGACGACGACCGCGTCCTCTTTCGGTACTGTACGGCCGACGGCGAGGTGACAGCGGCGGGGAACCCGAACGGGTCGCGACACAACGTCGCAGGCGTCCTCGGCGACCGCGACACGGTCGCCGTGATGATGCCCCACCCCGAACGGGCGACCCTGCCGTATACCGGGTCGACCGACGGACGAGGCGTCTTACACGGCTTCGAGTGA
- the purS gene encoding phosphoribosylformylglycinamidine synthase subunit PurS has translation MTAYTATVTVRLKHGVLDPEAETTQRALERLEFDLEDLRSADQFEIDLDAVDADAAADRAGEMAERLLANPTIHDYEVDVAHR, from the coding sequence ATGACAGCTTACACCGCGACGGTGACCGTGCGACTCAAACACGGCGTGCTCGATCCCGAGGCCGAGACCACACAGCGGGCCCTGGAGCGTCTCGAGTTCGACCTCGAGGATCTCCGGTCGGCTGACCAGTTCGAAATCGACCTCGACGCGGTCGACGCAGACGCCGCGGCCGACCGGGCGGGCGAGATGGCCGAGCGCCTCCTCGCGAACCCGACCATCCACGACTACGAGGTCGACGTCGCACACCGATGA
- a CDS encoding formyltetrahydrofolate deformylase: MTGTLTEITVIGEDDTGLVARVTSLLFERGINIEDVDQAVRDGVFRMYLAVDTGGMEGAPRELRTALHALGDELGLDVQVRFPADRDTQRIAVLGTRESHCLEALFEAWTNDDLDADIGVVIGNHDELEPLASHYGVPFHDVGGPSGEVDEDALLGLLAEYDADLIVLARFMRILSPNVVFRYEDRIINVHPSLLPAFPGAEAYRQAVEAGVRVAGVTAHYVTTDLDQGPIITQRAFDVPDDVDLAEMRRRGQPLAADALLEAVRLHLNGDVSVHRGRTTVRDGAGGYQLGLPGEATAANPDRPVDGLADSIATESSN; encoded by the coding sequence ATGACGGGTACACTCACGGAGATCACGGTTATCGGAGAGGACGACACGGGACTGGTCGCGCGGGTGACGAGCCTGCTCTTCGAGCGCGGGATCAACATCGAGGACGTCGACCAGGCGGTTCGTGACGGGGTCTTCCGGATGTACCTCGCGGTGGATACTGGCGGGATGGAGGGGGCGCCCAGGGAGTTGCGGACGGCGCTACACGCCCTCGGCGACGAACTCGGTCTCGACGTTCAGGTCCGCTTCCCCGCCGATCGCGACACGCAACGGATCGCGGTGCTCGGGACACGGGAGAGCCACTGCCTCGAGGCGCTGTTCGAGGCGTGGACGAACGACGACCTCGACGCGGATATCGGTGTCGTGATCGGGAACCACGACGAGCTGGAGCCGCTGGCGTCGCACTACGGCGTTCCGTTCCACGACGTCGGCGGACCGTCCGGCGAGGTCGACGAGGACGCGCTCCTCGGCCTCCTCGCCGAGTACGACGCGGACCTCATCGTGCTCGCGCGGTTCATGCGGATCCTGAGTCCGAACGTCGTCTTCCGATACGAGGATCGCATCATCAACGTCCACCCCTCGTTACTGCCGGCGTTTCCGGGCGCCGAGGCGTACCGTCAGGCTGTCGAGGCGGGCGTTCGCGTGGCCGGGGTGACCGCTCACTACGTCACCACGGATCTCGATCAGGGCCCGATCATCACCCAGCGCGCGTTCGACGTGCCGGACGACGTGGACCTGGCCGAGATGCGAAGACGTGGCCAGCCGCTCGCGGCCGACGCGCTCCTCGAAGCGGTTCGGTTACATTTGAACGGTGACGTCTCCGTCCACCGTGGCCGGACGACGGTCCGCGACGGCGCGGGCGGGTACCAGCTCGGACTTCCCGGGGAGGCGACGGCCGCGAACCCGGACCGGCCGGTAGACGGTCTCGCCGACTCGATCGCGACCGAATCATCGAACTGA